From Hymenobacter sedentarius, a single genomic window includes:
- a CDS encoding peptidoglycan DD-metalloendopeptidase family protein, with translation MSLASLLLRHQASFGPVLPVDLSGPAVTRLDFTDNNPLLAQADLRDTAAFEQLVNTMLAQAGATIGIGGYLENRVIYRRSQHFGPGQAEEARSLHLGVDVWIPAGTPLLAPLPAQVHSLADNAGFGDYGITVILQHELEGTIFYTLYGHLSRLEWTALRVGQRLEQGQAFASVGPYPENGDWPPHLHFQIMADLQGRVGDFPGVARPSEREAWAALCPDPNLVLQSSVLA, from the coding sequence TTGTCCCTCGCCTCCCTCCTACTGCGCCACCAGGCCAGCTTCGGTCCCGTACTGCCCGTCGACCTCAGCGGCCCCGCTGTCACCCGCCTCGATTTCACAGATAACAACCCGCTGTTAGCCCAAGCCGACCTGCGCGACACGGCCGCCTTCGAGCAGTTGGTAAACACCATGCTGGCCCAGGCTGGCGCCACCATCGGCATCGGCGGCTACCTCGAAAACCGGGTTATTTATCGGCGCAGCCAGCATTTCGGCCCCGGCCAGGCCGAAGAAGCCCGCTCCCTGCACCTGGGCGTCGATGTCTGGATTCCGGCGGGCACGCCCTTGCTGGCGCCCTTGCCCGCCCAGGTCCACAGCCTGGCCGACAACGCCGGCTTCGGGGATTACGGCATCACCGTCATCCTCCAGCACGAGTTGGAAGGCACCATTTTTTATACCCTCTACGGCCACCTCAGCCGCCTGGAGTGGACGGCGCTGCGCGTGGGCCAGCGCCTTGAGCAAGGCCAGGCCTTCGCCTCCGTTGGCCCGTATCCCGAAAACGGCGACTGGCCCCCGCACCTCCACTTCCAGATAATGGCCGACCTGCAGGGCCGGGTAGGCGACTTCCCGGGCGTGGCCCGGCCCTCGGAGCGGGAGGCGTGGGCCGCGCTGTGCCCCGACCCAAATCTGGTGCTGCAGAGTAGCGTGTTGGCCTAG
- a CDS encoding ferredoxin--NADP reductase — MSYQNLTVVALTQETADSITIHLERPDRQPIASRPGQFLTLIVPCGAGGKKERRAYSLSSTPHEAPRLSVTVKRVPGGLVSNYLLDTVEVGQQIEVMEPLGNFTLSPSPKAARSLVLIGAGSGITPLMSILKAVVNTEPNSHVLLIYGNRNEESVIFQKQLDDLEASTKGRVQVEHVYSQPLKPGGAHRHTGRLNRTMILRILEQRHQFPAEQAEYFMCGPEGLMAEARAALDLLNVPEARIRRESFVASADTAEAAAGQPNGHGDVSDSPGDDTKSTRSVTIQYEGSEYVIEVPAGKTILETALDQDIDLPYSCQAGLCTACRGKCLSGKVHLDEREGLSDSEMKQGYVLTCVGHPMTDDVVIEIG, encoded by the coding sequence ATGAGTTACCAAAACCTGACTGTTGTTGCGCTGACCCAGGAAACCGCCGATTCTATCACCATTCACTTGGAGCGGCCCGACCGCCAGCCCATTGCCAGCCGGCCCGGCCAATTTCTGACGCTGATTGTACCCTGCGGGGCCGGCGGTAAAAAAGAGCGCCGCGCCTACTCCCTGAGCAGCACGCCGCACGAGGCCCCACGCCTGTCGGTCACGGTGAAGCGCGTACCGGGCGGTTTGGTGAGCAACTATTTGCTTGATACCGTGGAGGTGGGCCAGCAAATCGAAGTGATGGAGCCGCTGGGCAACTTCACCCTCAGCCCCAGCCCCAAGGCGGCCCGCTCGTTGGTACTCATTGGGGCGGGTTCAGGCATCACGCCGCTCATGTCCATCCTCAAGGCGGTGGTGAATACGGAGCCCAACAGCCACGTGCTGCTCATCTACGGCAACCGCAACGAGGAATCGGTGATTTTTCAGAAGCAGCTCGATGACCTGGAAGCCAGCACCAAGGGCCGCGTGCAGGTAGAGCACGTGTACAGCCAGCCCCTGAAGCCCGGCGGGGCCCACCGCCACACCGGCCGGCTCAATCGCACCATGATACTGCGCATTCTGGAGCAGCGCCACCAGTTTCCGGCCGAGCAGGCCGAATACTTCATGTGCGGTCCCGAAGGCCTGATGGCCGAAGCCCGCGCCGCCCTCGACCTGCTCAACGTGCCCGAGGCCCGCATCCGCCGCGAAAGCTTTGTGGCCAGTGCCGATACCGCCGAGGCCGCGGCCGGCCAGCCCAACGGCCACGGCGACGTCTCCGACAGCCCCGGCGACGACACCAAGAGCACCCGCTCCGTCACGATTCAGTACGAAGGCAGCGAGTACGTTATCGAAGTGCCCGCCGGCAAAACCATCCTCGAAACCGCCCTCGACCAGGACATCGACCTGCCGTATTCCTGCCAGGCCGGCCTGTGCACGGCTTGCCGCGGCAAGTGCTTGAGCGGCAAAGTGCATTTGGACGAGCGCGAAGGCCTGTCCGATTCGGAGATGAAGCAGGGCTACGTGCTGACCTGTGTGGGCCATCCCATGACGGACGACGTTGTGATTGAAATTGGTTAA
- a CDS encoding ABC transporter permease, with protein MNVARYISHKIDGGADSGSFTSSVTKIAIISIAMGLAVMVVSFAILQGFRNEIQNKIFSFGAHLQITRYDTNNSLEVAPIAGPRLVAELHGFPEVKATQAFAVKTAIIKTKEEVLGVVLKGISESDGKSPMRANLVAGKFLSFPDSAASDDVLISRKVADKLRLGVGDKALFYFIQNPPRIRQFRVSGIYSTGLDEFDEVYVIGDIRQIRELNSPAWPDSLVGGMEVVLKDFKTLDKTADKFYERLPYDLKIDKITDQYAQLFDWLQLLNRNVIIFLILIIFVATFNMVATIFIMILERTNMIGVLKALGATDNQIRRMFFYRGLSLTVRGMLIGNVIAVGFCALQYYFHVIPLDPENYYMDRVPISWDPRMLLMMNLATFVASLLAVLIPTYLISRIKPVVAIKFD; from the coding sequence ATGAACGTCGCCCGCTACATTTCGCACAAGATTGACGGAGGAGCCGATTCCGGTTCGTTCACGTCTTCGGTCACAAAAATAGCCATCATCAGCATTGCCATGGGCTTGGCGGTGATGGTGGTGTCGTTTGCCATCCTCCAGGGGTTTCGCAACGAGATTCAGAATAAGATTTTCTCGTTTGGGGCGCACCTGCAAATCACGCGCTACGACACCAACAACTCCCTGGAAGTGGCGCCCATTGCCGGGCCGCGGCTGGTGGCCGAGCTGCATGGGTTTCCGGAGGTTAAGGCCACGCAGGCCTTCGCGGTGAAGACGGCCATCATCAAAACCAAGGAAGAGGTGCTGGGGGTGGTGCTGAAAGGCATTTCGGAAAGCGACGGAAAGTCGCCGATGCGCGCCAACCTGGTGGCGGGCAAGTTCCTCAGCTTTCCCGACTCGGCGGCCAGCGACGACGTGCTGATTTCGCGCAAAGTGGCCGACAAGCTGCGCCTGGGGGTGGGCGACAAGGCCTTGTTTTACTTTATTCAGAACCCGCCCCGCATTCGGCAATTCCGGGTCAGCGGCATTTATTCCACTGGCCTCGACGAGTTTGACGAGGTGTACGTGATTGGCGACATCCGCCAGATTCGGGAGCTCAATTCCCCCGCCTGGCCCGACTCGCTGGTGGGCGGCATGGAAGTGGTGCTGAAGGACTTCAAAACCCTGGACAAAACCGCCGATAAATTCTACGAGCGGCTGCCCTATGACCTTAAGATTGATAAAATCACGGACCAGTACGCCCAGCTTTTCGACTGGCTGCAGCTGCTCAACCGCAACGTTATTATCTTCTTGATACTGATAATTTTCGTGGCCACGTTCAACATGGTGGCCACCATTTTTATCATGATTCTGGAGCGCACCAACATGATTGGGGTCCTCAAGGCCCTGGGCGCGACCGACAACCAGATACGCCGAATGTTCTTCTACCGCGGCCTGTCGCTCACGGTGCGCGGCATGCTCATTGGCAACGTGATAGCCGTGGGCTTCTGCGCCCTGCAGTATTACTTCCACGTCATTCCCCTCGACCCCGAGAACTACTACATGGACCGGGTGCCGATTTCCTGGGACCCGCGCATGCTCCTGATGATGAACCTGGCCACCTTCGTCGCCTCGCTGCTGGCCGTGCTGATTCCGACTTATTTGATTTCGCGGATTAAGCCGGTGGTGGCTATTAAGTTCGACTAA